From a region of the Babylonia areolata isolate BAREFJ2019XMU chromosome 21, ASM4173473v1, whole genome shotgun sequence genome:
- the LOC143295666 gene encoding glutathione-specific gamma-glutamylcyclotransferase 1-like: MKDAMINMMQEENTIIRVFAYGSLLWKPSFHYNRRVVGHIKGFKRRFFQGNTNFRGSVSQPGRVAILVPDEQEVTWGMAYEIRGRQHVQDALEHLYVRENTSGGYQTMINTFHPRPALPHHLHHDSDVTVMSEPFSVISFTATPTSHLYMGSADVGTMAQQVVAARGEAGTNAEYVLRTAEFIREHIPEDDDHHLFGLEKKIRELLSAGAAHHHQHHRNSVHCETVSSVTPTLHTVTVPA; the protein is encoded by the exons ATGAAAGATGCAATGATAAACATGATGCAAGAGGAAAACACCATCATCAGGGTATTTGCCTATGGTTCGCTGCTGTGGAAACCCAGTTTTCACTACAATAGGAGGGTGGTCGGCCACATCAAAGGGTTCAAGAGACGGTTCTTCCAAGGCAACACTAACTTTCGGGGGTCTGTCTCGCAG CCTGGCCGAGTGGCGATTCTTGTACCAGATGAACAG gaggtGACATGGGGCATGGCCTACGAGATCCGAGGCCGGCAGCACGTGCAGGACGCCCTAGAACACCTGTACGTCCGGGAAAACACCAGTGGTGGCTATCAGACCATGATCAACACCTTCCACCCCCGGCCCGCTCTtccccaccacctgcaccacgACAGTGACGTGACTGTGATGTCAGAGCCTTTCTCCGTCATCTCCTTCACCGCTACCCCCACATCGCATCTGTACATGGGGTCTGCTGACGTGGGCACCATGGCGCAGCAGGTAGTGGCGGCCAGGGGGGAAGCTGGAACCAACGCGGAGTACGTTCTAAGAACAGCAGAGTTCATCAGAGAACATATTCCAGAGGACGATGACCACCATCTCTTTGGCCTGGAGAAGAAGATACGGGAACTGCTGTCAGCCGGTGcggcacatcatcatcaacatcataggAATTCAGTACATTGTGAAACGGTTTCTTCCGTGACGCCCACATtacacactgtcactgtgccTGCCTGA